CTCcgtaatctaacacaaagagaattcacCTTCCCATTCGTTCTTAGCCACCAAGTAGAAATCTTTGCTTGATTATTCTATATTCGCAGAGATATGCACGATTGTCTTTATAATACACGAGATAAGCTATTATTATCTTATATTAAAGGATGATATGAAGCAACTAGCATTGCATTATGATCACTCTGCGAGTGAAGTTCACAACTACATCTAGGGACTAGCTACTTagagagaaaaatatgaataaacggACATCAAAAGAGAATACAAttcaaacattccagcaaactacaacacgttacaaaaaaaaaccaataaaagcttTACTgttcttttctacctttgtactcagaatgaaactgaagatagaagcttgaagataggaagaacctctcatagctgagagacagaccggagaacagagagagcagacaaaggggacacacacccaaacattacATCCTGAGCgtttaaaaaatcctgtttcctgattggtcctctggtcaggtgtttggttctctttgttaaccctttacaggtaaaagaaatattaacccttagctatctatttatgacataggCAACTGGAGACTCATAACTGTAGAAAAGGACAACAAACATTTATACCACAGTCACAACTCTAATCTGTATGAAATCGCACGGTGGGTGTAGGACTGCTAGAAATTTGGAGATGCTGCTTCAACCAGAAAGTATGTGGGTTACAACAGTGAGAGCAGACATTGCCTCTGTGTACATGATCCTGAGTGATCTGCTAATAGCAAACTTAGAAtgggcagattctgatctccctGGAACTGGTCTGAAGTATTTATAAGTAGTGGTTCCGCAGAACGCATGGTAGTTCAGTAAGATTTATCCTATATGGCTGAGATCAGAAACGAGGTGGCtaacttttcatttaaatggATGGCAGGATGAATATGAGATGTAATGATCCTGTTTCTTGGAAACTTGGGATTCATACTGTCTTGCAATTTTGCCATTTTGATTAACTCGGTGCGAGCAAAGTTTTTTATTTCCGATATAAAATTTAaaagagatttgttttaaaaaaggaagtttaaGATTGGGATTTTATTTGGAGTGTTCTCATTTTACTTTATGCAAAAGGAAATCTTCCAGTCCAGTCCACGGGCCCAGCCCTGttcccaaaaaaatcaaaaacaaaactcttattgacttcaccAAGAGCAACATCTGGGTTTGTTACTTTCATACAAAGAAAATTCCATTTCTCTTCTGTACTGCACGTCCTGTCTGGCAGCTCTTGGTCATATTAGCAGTCACACTGGGGTGTGTGAATGGGGTATGAATGACTTCAGTGTGTAAGTATTTGGTGTGACTGGGTATTGTGTGTGTCACACTTCCAGGGGTTTCCAGGATTGCGAGGCACCTGGCTACCACCTGCCTTGAGTGTGAAGAAGTTTTGCCTGTACTTGCTGGGGGCTGACTGTGTGTCACCAGCAGCCTCTAGCAACACTAGGCCTCTGCAGACATTGCTCTTCCTTCACAGCTTAGCAATAGGCATTCGCTAACCCACAAACCCTCCTAGCCTCCAACACTTTTTCCAGTGGACACTCCCAAAGTTCACAGATCCGCAAGTCCCAAAGGGACAGTGCCCACTTTTACCTCAGATTCATTCTCTGCTCAAAACACCATCCCCAGATATATTCACAGTAAAAATGAGAAGAAGTTTAATAAAAAACAGAGACTGGAGAAGAAGCAAGTTTGCAAGTTATTTTGTGTACTTGAAAGCTTTGTTTAATTTTGTCTAATAAAtttatgtgtgtgggggggataaATAGGGTGCTTTGGCAAATTAATGTGTTTGTGATACAGTAACCGGGCGTGACTCGCCCCTGCGACGCCttctgctggttgcttcagggaattagctcaaatatgcagctcggagcgccctctgcaggccggtgatccgccttatggccccatgtccctccctggaccctggtgccccttttacatggggtgctgcccccctggcagtaacccctttctcttaggggtttcccctccccagggaacaccccaccctctatccccactttgcctcagggtcttggccactgcccagtcattagctagccccacgccctagggcagactgcagtattagcctctcatcatcggcaaaggggtttgggcctgctgccttggcctacccctgggttgcaccctacaaccccagtacctcctagcctactcctaggccacagcctggggctttccaggcaggagctccccggctccactgccttccccagccctgctccacgctaggtaccttgtctcagcagccaggcccttctctctgaacacagagagagagtcttGGGCTCCTgtcttctctgcccttttataagggcctgtggctcagtttggggcatggtcccagctgcagccacttccccaatcagcccagctcaaaaggctgctttctccagccccagccccttcccgggctgtttttaaccccttcagggccggagcagagatccattCTGCTACAGGTACATAAAAGAatcagaaatatatttaaaataagaaatattaaataatagaTAATTCAGTTATTGCCATAAGGAGCAAACACAAACAGACTTGGAAGAATTCAGAATGAAGTTCTGTCTACAAGACAGCGACTATACTGGCACAGCTACATTAGTGTAGCTATGCTAGTGTAAACCCACAGCATAGATGCAGTTGACACCAGTGTAAGGgttttttctgtcagtgtaggaacaCCATTAGCTACATTGACAGAAAACGTCTTCCATGAGTTAGGGCAGCATAACATCTCAATGATGAGTGTGGTTTTTTCATGCCCCCGACTGATGTATCTATGACAACCTAACTTTTAagtttagaccaggcctttggggagtggggtgtgtgtgtgttggataTAGACGGTGTGTGGAGAGTATCTGCTTGGGTATATGGCAGAGCTGTGTAGGTGTCTGGGTGGGTGAGGTTTGTTCCTTTGCTTGGCACTGGCATGTACGTTAGGCGTTTgtgtgatttcaatgggagttaggtagcTAATCGGTGAaggcattttgaaaatcccactagacacctGTATGTATCTTTGGGCACCAAAATGCCGGGAAggtgaaggtagacaaattcctACATTTTTAATGGGGAGAGTAATTAAACACTGAGACAATTTGCCAAGTgttctggtggattctccatcatggatagtttttaaaagaagactGGAATTATTTGGGAGCAGTGCTCTGGCTTAGGttgtacagaaggtcagactagatgatcacattggccccttctggctttggcATCTATGAATCCATatatctgaaaatctggcctaacGTGATTTGCCTAGGGTCACCCAGGGAAGCAACTGGACAAGTGTGGGGACAGAATCTCAGCCTCTTTCCTTGCAGCTCTTCGAAAAGGaccatcccccttcctctgcGCTAGGATAATTAAAAGCTGCACAAGTAGCCTAGaatctcctttctttcttgtggcactgaggggtggggctggggacccAACATCACATCTTAAATTCTTGTTCACCTTGCCACATGTTACATGACGGTCTCAGGTCTGGTGGGCGCAATGTACCCAGGACCTCTGGGTTCTGAATCGCTCCAAGCTGAGCTAAAATCCCAAAGGATATTAGCTCAGGCTATGGCAGACTCATCTGCCACTGAGGTAAAGTAGGAGGTGGGGGAAAATGTACACATCATATTGTAATTAGCTAGAGCAACAGCAGGCACATCCCTCAGCTCTCACATTCCCAGTGCATTCCTGGATGTGTCCTTCACTCATTATAAATGTCCCAGTTTGGGACAGACAGGATTCAGGTGTGCGGAGAAGCTCAGGTGCTGCTTTGCAACTCCAAACCCTATTCCTGAGTGAAGAGGCAGCAGAGACATTGATAATCGTACCCACATGAGCTAGTATTTAATCGGAGGGCATTAATTTGACACAAGAAGAAGTATCTAGAGTGCATCCAGGATAAATCTAAGGTACCAGATTCTCACAGAGCATTAGAAATTTTAGCTCTTCATTAATGTATTGATCTACTAAAGAGCACATGCAATTAGATTTTTAATGTCCTATATAATGACTTTTGTgagagggggaggaatagctcagtggatTGAGCACTGGTCTGTCAAACctaggattgtgagctcaatcattAAGGGGACcattgagggatctggggcaaaaatctgtcagagacagtatttggtcctgctgtgaattcaggggactggattcaataACCTTTCattgtcccttccagttctatgagataggtatagctccacaTATTTTAACTGTCAAAAAACAAAGCAGTTCAGAGTGCTCACACTCTTTATCTAGCGATCCCCGTATGCTCCCActattcttcttaacctctgaggataggacaagaaacaacagGCTTAAATTTAAGCAAGGGTAGTTTAGTCTGgtcattaggaaaatcttcctaactgttggagaggttaagcactggaacaaattgcttaggcaggttatggaatctccatcattgggcctttttaagagcaggttggataaacacctgtcagggatggtcttgataatacttagtcgtgccttgagtgcaggggactggactagatgacctctcgaggtcccttccagatctatctatctatctatctatctatctatctatctatctatctatctatctatctcagtGACTCTCAGGATTTGGCTCTGCTCTGGAAATCCTCATATTAAGACATACATTTTTTCTCCTGTGGCTCAAACAGCTGCGAGCACCATGGAAGGGGCTAACCAAACTGAAGTGACTGAGTTCATTCTCATGGGTTTCTCTGCATCCCCGGAGCTACAGTGGATCCTCTTTGTGATGTTCCTGATCATCTACCTCCTGACCCTTGCCACCAACACTTCCATCATTGTCATAGTCAGGAGTTGTCCGAGCCTCCACTGCCCTATGTATGTGTTACTCAGCAACCTCTCCTTCCTGGAGATCTGGTACACCTCAGTGACAGTTCCCAAGTTGCTGGCTGGGCTTCTGCCAGGGAACAGATCAATCTCTGTCCGTGGATGCATAACCCAgatgtttttcttcttctccatggGTTCCACTGAGTTCTTCCTTCTAGCAGTGATGGCGTATGACCGCTACTTGGCCATCTGCCACCCTTTGTGCTACTCCACTATCATGTGGAACATCTTGTGCCTCAAGCTGTCGGTGGTCGCTTGGGTGTCTGGCTTCTTGGCCTCCTCTGTCCTCACAGTGTTCGTGTCCAGGCTGTCATTCTGTGGTCCCAATGAGATTGACCACTTTTTCTGTGACTTTGTCCCCCTGGCCAAGCTCTCCTGCTCAGACACGCATCTTAGCAAGCTCGTGTGCTTTACTCTGACATGCACTGTAGCCGGGACCTCCTTCCTCCTCACCACCGGTTCCTACAGCTGCGTCATACGGACAGCATGGCGGACGCCTTCAGAGAGTGGGCTCCAGAAAGCTCTGACCACCTGTGGTGCCCACATTGCGGTCACAGGCATATTCTATGGCTCAGCACTTTCTATGTATGCCCGTCCACCTGTGATGGAGTCCTCTAACATGGACAAGGTGGTGTCACTCTTCTACTGTGTCCTGACCCCACTGCTGAACCCCATTATATACACCCTACGGAACAACATGGTGAAAGAGGCACTGAGGAAATCAGTGACAACCTCAGGATTATTTAAGGTCTAAGGAAGAACTTTCCCCGGCTGGCTTCATTATGTGGAGTGGTACCAGGAACTACATCAATCACAAACCTCACTGGGGTTGGGTGGGAAGCAACCTTCAATTAGGATGAGTTAAGCAGAAGCCTCTCACCTAAGGCAAAAGGAGGTTGTGATCCTGCCCAGGAGTTTGGACTGAGTGGATGGCGGGCTATTACTGAGtattgtttggggggggggttgtgtatgtgtgtgtagggggaagagtctggggtgtgggagaggaaggCAGAACACACAGAAGCTGATAACATACAGGAACAGaaagagaggcagaggcaaaaaaTCAAAAAAGTCAAGCAGTAGCTCGTAAGCCTATCGAGACCTTGGGAAAAGCTAGAAAGAGAAAGTTTTCTGGCTAAAGAGGTTTGAGGCTGTAAGCTAAGAATCTGCctcttttgtttgttcttgttttctCTTGCGTTCAGAGAAGTAGGACTTTGTAcgttccttgtaaataaacaagattgcatcaaggAAAATACTTCCATCTGTAACATCTCCAGGGTCCCAAAATATAACTAGATACTTTTTGATTCAAAAGGGGTCAGAAGTATTTGATGAATGCAAAACAATGTTATCCCAACACTAGTCAGCTCTGTAGATGGTATACAGTTCCAGAGAATGGTGTGACACCTGGTAAACAACAATGCAGTCAAGGCTGGAACTCAAGATGTATGGGAACTTATCTGTTTGTACTTCTGGTAGAAGTTGATTTCTACAACAGCGAcgtagggtgaaatcctggattcACTGacgtcaataggagttttgccattgatttcaatcatGCTAGATTTTCACCCTTCCTGTTTAAGAAGGTCTATAATTACAGATACTGTGTCTACTGCTGATTgggaatttttcatcaaaatatttatCAATGGAAAATAAAGTTTCTGGAAAACTTAAATCTTAAACTTAAATCTTCCataggaaaattttgattttgccaaaATATTCTCATTTTCCTGCTCcaattcctttttaaattatCTATCCACAGTGGTGGATTTCACCTAGTGAGACAGAGGGAGCTCTGGACCAGTATAGCGCAGAGCACTCATCTGATAGCTAGACAATTCTAACCATCAGAGTGTGAAGTTCTGTAATCGCCCCCcatgaggagcagtgggggcagaaATCCTAAATGGcctcaagactgagcttgataagtttatggagggtatGGTCCATTGGAACTGCCTACAATCGCATGTGGCATATCTGAACCTGTTAGTAGAAAGTCTGCCCAACAGCCGGTGATCGGACACCAGATGAGGAGGGCTCTAAGTTACTACAAAGTATTCTTTGGCTGGTAGGTCTCACCCACATTCTCAGGGTCAaactgatagccatatttggggttgggaaggaatttcccacCATGTCAGATTGTCAGTgacttttttggggagggggagggtcacATTTCTCGGCAGCTTAGGGTATGGACCAGTTGCAGGTTTAGACTAGAGTAAAAGGTGGATTCTCTCTATAACTTATATTCTATCTATAACTCTCTGTAAATCATTATATGAGTGTGACATTGCACTGCATACGATTCTATgcaaatatgctaataagtgtgacTATTTTGTAACTGGAAtttgcttcatgcaaaaggtctcttgtaaggtatcattagaaagattataatctactgagtctggttatcctgtttgtatgtatgtatcattcttgtatctgaaactggaAATATTAAAtgtaactctgagggcctattgtaattatgcaaagtgtgggccattaatggtggtttggaatcttaatggctcctattaaccaggacaattggttataaatggctctgtttacttttaAGTCTTCCtctatacatgtgtgctggcaagagGTTAgcgaagtcttacagtgacatgtgatcatgccacctggactggaatccatctttaacctggagcttttccatttagaaggaggggtaggaCCCCAGAgtgggacaaaggattcccgccttgtgcaaaatatatataagggggtggaacagaacaaagagggctgcagtcatgagaaatcccctagtgccacctgagctggaataaggactgtactaggggaaaggattgggcccagactaggaaggtgtccagtctgtgaaaaaagcttattgaaacatctctgagggtgagattttatctgtattcagttttctgaCTGGATTAGGCTTAGACTTTGCTTGGTAAATCactttgtctgtctgttattacttggaaccacttaaatcctactttttatatttaatcaaATCAGTTTCTACTTATTAAATAagccagagtatgtattaatacctggggggtggggacagctgtgcatatctctctatcagtgttacagagggcgaacaatttatgagtttaccctgtataagctttatgaggggtaaaacggatttatctggggtttggaccccattgggagctgggtatctgagtgctgaaGACAGGAGCACTCAGTGGTCCAGACTTGTGGGGGATGTGGTccagacttggatctgtgtttgcagcaggcaaatGTGTgtggctcaaacaaggcaaggtactgaagtcccaaactggaagggaaaacaggctcagagataGTCTAGGCACATCAGATGGTAGTCCCaaagggggttctgtgatccaacccatcacagtgagGATGTTGTAAACTCAGCCAGAAGTGAGGGGTGTATCAGagcagtgagtgggtgagattctgtggcctgcaatgtgcagaaggacAGAGGAGATGATCTCgatgatcccttttggccttacagtctatgaatctaacAGATCTGTTCAAATCCGTCCTCCCACTCAGGGATTGTGGAGGTGGGGGGACTTGAACTAGGAGTCTCCCACATCTCAAGTGAGtatgctaaccactgggctaaatgtTAGGAGAGATTGTGTCTTGTCCCCTCCAAAATGACGTAGGTGCCTAACACCAAGGGATGGTTGGCAGCTGAGAATCTCAAGCAGGGGGAGGTGCCTCCCTGCCAATGGGATTAGGAACATGTCTGCAAAAGAGGACACCTCTCTGCTGATCACCTCCCTGTGGCATCTCCCCACCTAGCGGCCTGCCTTTTGTGAGTCACATTCGTAGTCCCCATCTCTCACTCATTGCACAGGGAGCTAAGGCACCAGACTCATGCTTTGTGAGCTTCAGTGATTCTCCAGCTTCCTAAAAGCTAGGCATGGTGACACTGAGCCTCACCATACCCAAGTTATTTTGTGAGTCTATTCCTGGATTCCTaatttgggggtgtgggctccaccAGGCAGAAGAGCATCTGAAACAGAGGCAATGAGACCCTGAGTTTTGAAACCCCTTATTCTCCCTTGTGATCCTAGACCTTACTCTCCAGAATTAAATAGGAGTCTCTGGAGGACAACTGAGAGGTCCGTCTGTGCCCTCCTGGAGAGCCTTCAGCACCTCTGCAGTTCAGGAAATGATGTCTTTCTGTTAGGTTAAACCTGGTCAAGAATTATTATGGTGataaacaacacaaaacaaagaaggaTTGATACGCATTGCAGTGCAAATCTCGGATAATTCCAGTGATGTCAGAGGACTCACACCAACATAAGTGACCAAACAATTATATCCAGTGTGACCATATGATGTCTCAATATTAGATACTAGTGCTTGTTCCCTCTACCAGGGCTGGTTCAGAAAGGTTCATTTTGTAAAAAAGGTGACAACATGTAACTATGACATTGAGGTTGaagttttaatttcagaaaatcaGGATATTCATCATAATTTAGATTTCCAAAACAAATGTAACTCTGTGACCTTGCAAAGGAGCAGCAGAATCAAATATGGTATTTCATCACCAAGGAGAAATTTCTACATATTGTTTACTCCTGCACCCCtcaaacaataacagaaaatgaaagaaaagaagtgTTGTATAAGTGTTAATTATTTTCAATGACAAATTAATGTTTTGATAGGTAGACACAAATCTAGATGATACAGATTAATATACTTGGAATGAGGACTTTCAAAGGGTTCCATCTCCTACTCAATT
The window above is part of the Chelonoidis abingdonii isolate Lonesome George chromosome 14, CheloAbing_2.0, whole genome shotgun sequence genome. Proteins encoded here:
- the LOC116820451 gene encoding olfactory receptor 6F1-like translates to MEGANQTEVTEFILMGFSASPELQWILFVMFLIIYLLTLATNTSIIVIVRSCPSLHCPMYVLLSNLSFLEIWYTSVTVPKLLAGLLPGNRSISVRGCITQMFFFFSMGSTEFFLLAVMAYDRYLAICHPLCYSTIMWNILCLKLSVVAWVSGFLASSVLTVFVSRLSFCGPNEIDHFFCDFVPLAKLSCSDTHLSKLVCFTLTCTVAGTSFLLTTGSYSCVIRTAWRTPSESGLQKALTTCGAHIAVTGIFYGSALSMYARPPVMESSNMDKVVSLFYCVLTPLLNPIIYTLRNNMVKEALRKSVTTSGLFKV